The stretch of DNA GGGTAGCCAAAAACAAATTTCTGCTGAAGAAATTCAACTTTTAAAAGAAAGGTTACATTTAGATAAACCTGCACCTATAGCTTACCTTTATTGGTTAGGCAATATTATCCGCTTCGATTTGGGAGAATCTCGAATTAACTATAAAAAAGTAAGCGATCTAATTTTCGAGAAAATGCCAATTTCACTTATGTTTGGTTTGAGTGGATTTTTTATTTCCTATTTAATTTGTATACCGCTTGGAATTTATAAAGCTCTTAATCATGGAGAAACTTTTGATCTTATTACGAGTTTCGTAATTTTCTTCACATATTCTATTCCTATTTTTGCCTTGGCTCTTTTGCTTTTGTATTTTTTAGCATCAGGAGAGTTTTTTTCCATTTTCCCACTTGGGCATGAAGTTTCAGATAATTATGAATCTTACACAACTTGGGGGCAAATACTAGATAGACTTCATCATATGTTTCTTCCAGTGCTTTGTTATATTTTTCACTCTTTCGCGGTTCAGACTATTCTCATGAAAAATTCTTTGTTAGAGGAAATTAGTAAAGACTATGTAAGAACTGCTGTTGCCAAAGGAATGAATTTTAAAGATGCAGTATTCAAACATGCATTTCGTAATTCATTGATTCCCATTGCAACAGGGTTTGGAAGTAATCTCGGTTTACTCTTCGCAGGATCACTCATTGTTGAATTAGTATTTAGCATTGATGGGATGGGTTTACTAAGTTTTAACGCTGTAAGAGAAAGAGATACTGATCTTATGATGGGACTATTGTTAGTGCAAAGTTTTCTATCGCTTGCAGGTAATATTCTTTCTGATTTCTGTTATGTATTAATTGATCCAAGGATTAAGTTCGAATGACTCTAAATCCAAATACACTAAAAAGACTTAAAAAATTTCGTTCCAACAAACGGGCTTATTACTCTCTTCTATTTTTATTAGTTACTTACGTTATATCCTTATTTGCCCCAATGATTGCTAATGATACACCAATACTTGTTTATTATAATAAATCTTTGTATTTCCCAATTGCTAAGTTTTATTCAGATAAAACCTTTGGTGGAAAAGAGGATACGATAGCAAATTATAAAAAACTTGCAAAATCGGAAATATTTAAAAATGGCGGCAACTTTGTATTACTCCCGCCAATACCGTATGGATTTAATGAAAGTAATATGTCCGATCTTCCGTATGGAGTTTCGCCTCCTTCTAAACCAGACACAAAACATTGGCTCGGTACGGATGATAGAGGGCGAGATGTGTTTACCCGAATTTTCTATGGATATAGAATCTCGATGAGTTTTAGTTTGATACTAGTTTTTCTAGAAATTTTGCTTGGCACAATTATTGGCGGGTTACAGGGATATTTCGCAGGAATATTCGATCTTACTTTTCAAAGAATCATTGAGATTTTTTCCGCAATACCATTTCTTTATTTAATTTTAATTATGGGTTCGTTTTTCGGAAGGAGTTTTACTGTATTATTGCTTACTTATGGGGCAGTGAGTTGGATTGGAATAAGTTATTATATGCGCGGAGAATTTTACAAACTAAGACAGGCCCAGTTTGTAGAAGCTGCGAAAGCATTTGGCGTTCCTTCCTCTACAATTATTTTTAAACATATTGTTCCAAATGCGTTAACTCCGATTGTAACTTTTCTTCCTTTTATATTGATAGGGTCTATTTCTGTGTTATCCGCTCTTGACTTTTTGGGATACGGAATTCCTGCTCCAAATCCTTCCTGGGGAGAACTTATTGGACAGGGACGCGAAAGGCTCAGTGCATGGTGGTTAATCGCGTTTCCATCTTTCGCATTATTTCTTACAATTCAATTAGCGGCTTTTGTGGGCGAGGGTCTTAGAGACGCATTTGATGCAAAGGAGAAGGTGACGTTCAAATGAAAAAGACAAATCCTGAACCTAAAAAGAAAATTGTTAAAGTAAAAAAAGAGGATGTTAAATCAGATATTCTTTCCATTGAAAATTTAAATTTAACAATTCAGGCTAATCCTGTTTTACCGGTATTACAAAATATTTCCTTTACGCTCAAAGAGGGTGAAATTTTAGCTCTAGTAGGTGAGTCCGGTAGCGGGAAGTCTCTTACTGCATTATCAATTACAAAACTTTTACCAGTAAAACAATTTGAGTATACGTCAGGAAAAATTATCTTCAATGGTTCCAATATTCTGGAAGCCACTGAAGATAAAATACGTTCCATTCGCGGAAGAGAGATTGCATATATATTTCAAGATCCATTTACGTCTTTAAATCCACTCAAAAAAATTAAAGATCAAATTATCGAATCCTATAAAATCCATATTTCGGAAAATGAAAAGGAAGCAGTGGATAAGGCAAAGTATCTGCTAAATAAAGTCGGATTAACTGAACTTGACGATAGACTCAATTCTTATCCAGGGCAAATGAGTGGTGGAATGTTGCAAAGAATTTGTATTGCCTCTGCTCTAATGTGTGACCCGAAACTTTTAATCGCAGATGAACCGACAAGCGCTTTGGATGTAACAATTCAATCGCAATTGGTTGATTTACTTTTAAAAATCAAAAAAGAAATTTCTATGTCGATACTATTTATTTCGCATGATATTTCGCTTGTCGCATCTTTGGCAAACCGTATTTCGGTCATGTATGCAGGCCAAATAGTTGAAATTGGTGATACGGATTCATTAATCGAAAAACCTACTCATCCTTACACAGAAGCCCTCCTTCGCTCTATTCCGAGTGGAATAAAATCTCACCAAAGGCTTGCTGTGATTGATGGAATAGTTCCATCTCCTGCTAATTATCCTGTTGGTTGTCATTTTTCAACTAGGTGCCCGCTTGTTATGGACAGATGTAACCAATACAAACCAGTATTATATCCGACATCTAAAAATAGATATTCCGCATGTTTTTTACGGGAGAAGAAAAAATGATCGAAGTAAAAAACCTTTCTTCTAGTTACACAGTAAATTCAAAAGAGTTTTTCAAAAAAAATATTATTCGCGCTGTGGAAAATGTAAATATTTCCATTCCTGATAAACATACGTTAGGTTTGGTTGGAGAATCTGGTTGCGGAAAATCTTCGTTAGGCAGAACAATTCTCCGGTTACAGTCTTTTGATTCTGGTAGTATTCAATATAACGGAGAAGAGTTAACTTCTCTCTCTCAAAAAGAATTACTTCCTTATCGAAAAAATTTACAAATCATTTTCCAAGATCCGTATTCTTCGTTGAATCCAAGACTCACAGTATATGAAATTATAACGGAAGGACTTACTATTCATAAAAAAATATCTAAAAAAGAATCCTTAGATTTAGCCGTTTCTATTTTAGAGAAAATGAGTTTAAAGTCAGATATACTCAGTCGTTATCCGCACGAATTCTCTGGTGGACAGAGACAGAGAATCGCAATAGCGCGAGCATTAATTTTAGATCCAGAATTTATTGTTTGTGATGAAATTGTATCTGCACTCGATGTATCTAACCAAGCGCAAGTAATTAATTTGCTTGCAGATTATAAAAAAGATAAAAATTTATCTCTTCTTTTTATTTCACATGATTTAAACATCATCACTCATATAGCGGATGATATTGCCATAATGTATTTAGGGAAAGTAGTAGAAGTAGGTAACAAAAAAGAAATCGTAGAAAAACCATCTCACCCCTACACAAAATCATTATTTGCCTCTACTTTTGAATTAGAAAATCGTAAGAAAAAAAGAATCGTTCTATCGGGCGAAATTCCTGGCGTTTTAAATAAACCGACTGGCTGTTACTTTCACACACGTTGTCCAATTGCGCAGGATATTTGTAAACGAGAAGCTCCTCCTATAAAAGCGATTTCTAAAACACATACTTCCGCTTGTCATTTCAGTTAAGAAAAGAGTTGACATTTACCTAAAAACAATCCAACCTAAGTCATGGCATCCCATGTATTAGAAAGAGAATTTCTTAGAGAAAATTTTATCCCCATTACTGTCGAGGCATACCAGTACCTTGCCGAGAAAAATCTAATTTCTGAAAACGCAGAGTTAATTGAAGGAGTTATTGTAAAGAAAATGTCAAAGTCCCCGATTCACTACTCCTTGACCCAAAAATTAATGCTATTTTTTCAAAATAAAATTTCTTCTAAATATTGGATAAGGCCAGAAGGACCAATTCTCGGTAAAGGCTCAGTCCCAGAACCAGATTTAGCGATTGTAGATTTTAGAGAGGATTTCTATGCGACGGCTCATCCAAGTTTTGCGCATCTAGTAATCGAGATTTCACTTTCTACTATCGCATTTGATCGAGACAAAGCGGACATTTATGCTTCTGCCAAAATTCCTGAATACTGGATTTTTAATTTACAAAATAAAACTCTAGAAGTATTTCAAAATCCTTCCGACGACAAATACCAATTAACCACAGTTTTGACTGTGGCTGATTCCATTCATCCGCTTTTTCATTCAGAAATAATTTTAGATTTGAAAGACTTTTTATAACTTGAACTTACCTATAAAACTAAAAATTTCTTTACTCTTGTCCTTTCTTTTTCCTTTAAGTATTTTCGCAAATTGGATGCCTTATTTTAATATGGCTGACTCGAAGCCAATTCCTGCACAAGAAAATCAAATTCAGATGAAACATGAACATATTCGTATTTTTCTATTGCATGATAAATATGAAATGAAAATCAGTTACACATTCTTCAATCATGGAAAGGATAAGCAAATTAAAATGGTATTCCCTATGTATACTAGCCCTGCTCTTTTTCAGGCAGGTATGTCTCAACGCGAAATTATCAATTATTTCAAAAAAAGGCTTACTGTGTTCGTAAATGCAAAAAAGATTAATTGTGCGTTTTCTTTTTTAAATGAAGGGGAAATAGAGCATAGAGTCTTCGTTGGAGCAACTCTCACAATGAAATTTAATGCAAATCAAAAACTAAATATGCAAGTAATCTATGATGGAGAATACAATGAGACCCCTATTGATACTGTTACTGAAATTTCCAAAAATACTTATAACGTAGAAAGACGAATTGGTTATCTATATGGAACTGCTAGTTATTGGCATAAAGATATTGAAAGCTTTCAAATCACTCTGACAAAAATTGATCCTAGTTTTTCTTCTTTTATTTTGGATTATGAAGGAAATAAATCTTTCGAATTTACAAAGAAGAATCCAAATCTAAATTTAAAAAACTTTAAACCAAAATCATCAAAAGAAGAATTTACTTTATTCTTATCTCAGATATTCAAAAGTAAATAACGTCTAGTCCACTACTTGAAATTCAGTACGTCGGTTAATTCGACTTGATTCGGGATCTAAATTATTAATTACTGGTTGAGTGGAACCTTTTCCATCTGCAATCATTCTTTTGCGATCAATGCCTTTTGAATGTAAATACGATCGAACTGATTCAGCTCGTTCTAAGGATAATATCTTGTTAAGCGAAATATCTCCCGTAAGATCGGTGTGACCTGTAATCTTAATTTTTGTATCCGGATTCTCTCGCAAAAAATCAGCAATTTGATTTAAAATTGGAAAAGAATCGGACAATAAGTCGCTTGAATTTGTATCAAAATGTACACTGTTGAGAGTAAGTTTTTTCTTTTCTTTTAGTGTTTTATTTATTTCATCCTTAATTGGATCTGACTTTTTCGGTAATTCGACGACATTCGGAATTTCTATTTCTTTTACAGGAGGATTTATTTTCGTTTCCTCAATAGATTTGTCACGAATAGGAATTTCTTTGATTGATACTTTCGGTTCTTCTTCATCTTTTATAATTAGTGCGGTATATATGTCGTAATTCTCATTCAGATTTTTACGACAAAAATAGAATGCATTATTTGTCCGGTCTATCACCATATAAGCCTCGTCACCTTTAGTGTTAATTTCTGGACCTAAATTCTCGGGTTCACCATAACTTCCGTCCTTTTCTATTTTTGAACGATAGATGTCATAGCCACCATAACCACCCGCACGGTTAGATGCGAAGTATATATATTTGCCGTCCTTTGATATAACGGCTGCAATATTGGAAGATCCGTCTAAGTTAATAGGCGAAGGCAATTCCTCCGGCTCTTTTAGGTTATTGCCTGTTATGCGTGCTTTCCAGATTTTTGCTTCACTTGGATTTCCAAATGGGTACCGCGTAAAATAAAAATCGTTTCCATGTAAAAATGGATTCTCTTCCATTTCTTCTGTATTGATTTTATCTGATAGGCTAGAGGCTTTTGCCCATTTGCCGTTTGTGTTTTCGGAGTAATATAAATCTCTAGAGACTCCTATTTTTCCGTTAGGAAGTTTGAATTCAATGGATCCGTCACGATTCGAAGAAAATACAATGAACTTTTCATCTTCGGATATAAATGGACTTTGGTCGTCATAGGGAGAGTTTAATCCTCGTAATTCGGTAGGATTTGTCCATTTACCATTTACTAGTGTTGACTTATATAAATCAGTATATTTCGAATTGTTTCTCTTCGAATAAAAATACATAGTTTTCCCATCTGCTGTAAGTGATGGAGCAAACTCTTGCATATCCGTGTTTATATTTCCTGGGATTGGTAAAACTTTTACTTCGGGGACTGCATAAAGATTAAATAGAAAAAGATAGACTAGAATTACTCGGATTAAATTTGAATGCGAAAAGATATTATCAATGATAAATAAAGAGAATTTGAATAAGGATAATATTTTATGAGTCATGTCTACCTCTAGAATTCGAAAACAAGGATTTCGGATTCAGCTAGTGAATGTATCGGAAAAATAATAAATTGATTAACTTGTTTTGAAATTAATTAAATAAGTTTTCGTGCATTAATTTATCGTACAAGATTGCAGAACCAAGTACTATCTGATTTAGTATGTCACTTAAACCTGTTGCTTCTTCTACAGTTACAACTTTATCTTCGAGTGCGGCTTTTAAGTTTTCCATAAATTTTAATACGTCTAATTTGAAAAAGTTATTGTACCAATCTTTTACGGATTTAACTTGTTCAATCTCTGTTTGTGTGTACTGATGAGTAATTTGAAACGAATATTCATCGACGAATTTGAATTTCAATTTGTCTTCTGGTCTTTTGTCTTCTGGAATAAATTTTGAATAGATTGTATGTTTTAGTATTATGGCTATCTGGATTATTTCTTGTAAGTTGCGGATAATTACGATTTTTTCA from Leptospiraceae bacterium encodes:
- a CDS encoding ABC transporter permease subunit, yielding MKKYFIKRFLLLFPTVLGITFVVFLISHMAPGGPFESELAKWRGTANEGGGSQKQISAEEIQLLKERLHLDKPAPIAYLYWLGNIIRFDLGESRINYKKVSDLIFEKMPISLMFGLSGFFISYLICIPLGIYKALNHGETFDLITSFVIFFTYSIPIFALALLLLYFLASGEFFSIFPLGHEVSDNYESYTTWGQILDRLHHMFLPVLCYIFHSFAVQTILMKNSLLEEISKDYVRTAVAKGMNFKDAVFKHAFRNSLIPIATGFGSNLGLLFAGSLIVELVFSIDGMGLLSFNAVRERDTDLMMGLLLVQSFLSLAGNILSDFCYVLIDPRIKFE
- a CDS encoding ABC transporter permease subunit — translated: MTLNPNTLKRLKKFRSNKRAYYSLLFLLVTYVISLFAPMIANDTPILVYYNKSLYFPIAKFYSDKTFGGKEDTIANYKKLAKSEIFKNGGNFVLLPPIPYGFNESNMSDLPYGVSPPSKPDTKHWLGTDDRGRDVFTRIFYGYRISMSFSLILVFLEILLGTIIGGLQGYFAGIFDLTFQRIIEIFSAIPFLYLILIMGSFFGRSFTVLLLTYGAVSWIGISYYMRGEFYKLRQAQFVEAAKAFGVPSSTIIFKHIVPNALTPIVTFLPFILIGSISVLSALDFLGYGIPAPNPSWGELIGQGRERLSAWWLIAFPSFALFLTIQLAAFVGEGLRDAFDAKEKVTFK
- a CDS encoding ABC transporter ATP-binding protein, yielding MKKTNPEPKKKIVKVKKEDVKSDILSIENLNLTIQANPVLPVLQNISFTLKEGEILALVGESGSGKSLTALSITKLLPVKQFEYTSGKIIFNGSNILEATEDKIRSIRGREIAYIFQDPFTSLNPLKKIKDQIIESYKIHISENEKEAVDKAKYLLNKVGLTELDDRLNSYPGQMSGGMLQRICIASALMCDPKLLIADEPTSALDVTIQSQLVDLLLKIKKEISMSILFISHDISLVASLANRISVMYAGQIVEIGDTDSLIEKPTHPYTEALLRSIPSGIKSHQRLAVIDGIVPSPANYPVGCHFSTRCPLVMDRCNQYKPVLYPTSKNRYSACFLREKKK
- a CDS encoding ABC transporter ATP-binding protein, with amino-acid sequence MIEVKNLSSSYTVNSKEFFKKNIIRAVENVNISIPDKHTLGLVGESGCGKSSLGRTILRLQSFDSGSIQYNGEELTSLSQKELLPYRKNLQIIFQDPYSSLNPRLTVYEIITEGLTIHKKISKKESLDLAVSILEKMSLKSDILSRYPHEFSGGQRQRIAIARALILDPEFIVCDEIVSALDVSNQAQVINLLADYKKDKNLSLLFISHDLNIITHIADDIAIMYLGKVVEVGNKKEIVEKPSHPYTKSLFASTFELENRKKKRIVLSGEIPGVLNKPTGCYFHTRCPIAQDICKREAPPIKAISKTHTSACHFS
- a CDS encoding Uma2 family endonuclease, whose product is MASHVLEREFLRENFIPITVEAYQYLAEKNLISENAELIEGVIVKKMSKSPIHYSLTQKLMLFFQNKISSKYWIRPEGPILGKGSVPEPDLAIVDFREDFYATAHPSFAHLVIEISLSTIAFDRDKADIYASAKIPEYWIFNLQNKTLEVFQNPSDDKYQLTTVLTVADSIHPLFHSEIILDLKDFL
- a CDS encoding PD40 domain-containing protein, whose translation is MTHKILSLFKFSLFIIDNIFSHSNLIRVILVYLFLFNLYAVPEVKVLPIPGNINTDMQEFAPSLTADGKTMYFYSKRNNSKYTDLYKSTLVNGKWTNPTELRGLNSPYDDQSPFISEDEKFIVFSSNRDGSIEFKLPNGKIGVSRDLYYSENTNGKWAKASSLSDKINTEEMEENPFLHGNDFYFTRYPFGNPSEAKIWKARITGNNLKEPEELPSPINLDGSSNIAAVISKDGKYIYFASNRAGGYGGYDIYRSKIEKDGSYGEPENLGPEINTKGDEAYMVIDRTNNAFYFCRKNLNENYDIYTALIIKDEEEPKVSIKEIPIRDKSIEETKINPPVKEIEIPNVVELPKKSDPIKDEINKTLKEKKKLTLNSVHFDTNSSDLLSDSFPILNQIADFLRENPDTKIKITGHTDLTGDISLNKILSLERAESVRSYLHSKGIDRKRMIADGKGSTQPVINNLDPESSRINRRTEFQVVD